The genomic DNA CGAGCACCGCCATCCAAGGCCGGATTCCGCTGCCGGAGACGATCGCGTCGGGCAAGGCGCCGCCGGCGGCGACCGCGACCGTCGGCACGGCCGCCAGAAAGATGAACGTGCCGCAGATGATCATCTTGTCGGCAAACGGATCTAAGATCCGGCCCAACTGCGTCACGAGCCCATACTTTCGGGCCAAGAAACCATCGAGCCAATCGGTCGAAGCGGCGACTACGAACAGGACGAACGCCGCGGGGTAAGCGCGGTAAGCGATGCAGACGAACAACACGATCGAGAGCGCGATCCGCGAAACCGTGAGCTGGTTGGGGAGCGTCCAGACGGAAGGCCGGAGCGGAAGCTTGGTTTCGATCGACATAAGTTCGGCGTTCTGGAGGCGGACCCGGCGATGTTGGCGGTCGCCGAGAGGGCGACCTTGCGGATTGCGGTTACCGAGGCTTCCGGATCAGCGCGGTTTCGCGGCGGCTGCACCGATGAGATCGTACCCTTGCGACGCGACGATCTCGGTCGAGACGAACTGCCCGGCCTTGAGCTTCTTGCCGGTCACGAACACGACGCCGTCGACATCCGGGGCGTCGGCGAAACTCCGGCCGATCCAGGCATCGCGCTCCCCTTCGACCGGGACGTCGAGCAACACATCGAGCCGCTTGCCGACCTGCGACTTCGTGTAGTTCAACACGACTTCCTGCTGCGCCGCCATGACTCGATCGCGACGAGCGTTTTTCACGTCTTCTTCGATCTGGCCCGGCAGCTTCGCGCTCGGCGTATCGACTTCGTAGGAATACGTGAACACGCCGGCATGGCGAAATTTTTGCTCGCGAATGAAGTCGACCAGTTCGTCGACCTGTTCTTCCGTCTCGCCGGGGAAGCCGGTGATGAACGTCGTACGCAAGGCGAGGTTCGGAATTCCGGCGTGCAGCTTCGAGATCAACTCGACGGTCGAGGCTTTATTCACGCGCCGTTGCATGCGGCGGAGCATCGTGTCGTTGATATGCTGCAGCGGCATATCGATATACGGGACGATCTTCTTACTACGCCCGATCACTTCGATGAGCGCATCGCTGACGTACATCGGATAGAAGTACATCAGACGAATCCATTCGATGCCGTCTACCTTTTCCAACTCGACCAACAACTCGGCCAGCCGCGACTCGCCGTAGAGATCCATGCCGTAATACGGCGTGTCTTGGGCGACGATGTTCAACTCGCGCACGCCGTCGGCGGCGAGCTCGCGCGCTTCGCGCAAGACTTCTTCCATCGGCTTCGTGGCATGCTTGCCGCGCATCTTCGGGATAGCGCAAAACGTGCAAAGCCGGTCGCACCCTTCGCTGATCTTGAGATAAGCGAAGTGCCGCGGCGTGATCCTCAAGCGTTGCCGATCGACGAGCGGAACCGACGAAGCCGGCTCGAACACGGTTCGCTGCTCGGTGAGCCCGCCGATGAGGCGATCGGCCACCTTGGTCACATGCTCGCGCCCGAACACGCCGACCAAGTGATCGATCTCCGGACAAGTCTCGAGCAGCTTCTCTTTTTCTCGTTCGGCCAAACAGCCGGAAACGATGACGCCTTTGATTTCACCACGCCGCTTGAGCTCGAGCATCTCATGGATCGCGGCAAACGATTCATCGCGGGCTCGTTCGCTAAAGCCGCAGGTATTGATGACGACGAAATCGGCCCCGACCGGCTCGCGCACCAGCTGATAACCGTCAAGCTGCAAGAGCCCGAGCATTCGTTCGCTGTCGACGAGATTTTTCGGACAGCCGAGGCTGACGAAGGAATACGAACCTTTGGAAACCAAATCGGCTTGGTTTCCCAGTCGTGCGGCGGAAGCGGGTGATTCGACGATCGGCAATTGATTCATGAATTTCGAGCGACTTGTTTCATTCGGCACGTGCGGCCGGAGTATTTCAGCGATCTTCGTGGCCGATTCGGCCCCAATGCACGGCTTTGCCCTGGGAGCCACGGCAACCCAAAATTGCCGCAACTCAAAGGGAGACCAGGAAAAGCGGCGAAAGAAATGCGCACAAGCAACAAACCTCCATCGTAGCCGATGCCCGAGGCCGCCGACAATGGCCTGCCTTTTCGGCCCCATTTCGCGGGTTTCTTCTTCGCGGCTTGCCAAGAGAAACCCTCTCGCTATAGTGTACAAAAATACACCCACCTGAGACTCGCCATGTTCGCCGATTTGTCTACCGCCGAGGTCCACTCCGCGCTCGACGGCTGCTGCGCCCGGCTCTTAGACCAAGCGCAGATCGCCGAGCCGCCGGTCGATTGCTTCGCGCTGGCGAAAGGGCTCGGCATCGTCGTCGGCATCGACTCGCGGCAAAGCGGTCGGGCTCGCTGCGTGCGGCTCTCCGCGTCGTCTTCTCAAGGGCAGGAAGCGATCTTCATTCGGCCCGACCCGCGCGCAGAGCGCCGCCATTGGGCCGTGGCGCATGAGATCGGCGAGCATCATGCGCATGAAATTTTCTCGCGGCTCGGAGTCGATCCTTCGAGCGCTCCGCCGCAGACTCGCGAACGCTTGGCGGACGCCTTGGCGAAACGACTGCTCCTGCCGACGGCTTGGTTCATGCAGGTCGGCGCAGAGTGCGACTGGAGCTTAACCGATTTGAAGAACTCCTTCGCGACGGCAAGCTTCGAGTTGCTCGCGCGGCGATTGCTTGATCGCGCAGCACCGGCCATCGTGACGATCTTCGATCAAGGACGAACGTCGTTTCGCGCCGACAACTTTTCCGGCCGCCGAACCACGCCGACGGCGTTGGAACTGCGAGTCTGGACGCGTTGCCGTCGGACGGCGTCGACACAAGCCGAGTCGGATCGAGCGCTACGAACGCGCTGCTGGGCGGTTCACGAAGCCGAGTGGAAGCGCGAGATCTTGCTGACGGAACCGAGCGAGCTCGATTTAGAGCAGACGGCGCCAGAGTTCTAGCCCCGTGAGGCCGACGAGTGAGGAGATCACGGCGCGATATTCATGGTTTCGCAGCCATTGCCCGACGGTCCAATGGCCCGGTGCGAACCGCGACCAGCGGAACGGAATCAAGCGCGACGTCTTGGCGGCATAGTCCGTCCAGCGACTCCCATAGCGATCCACCATGCGGCGTTCTTCGTTTCTCATCGTCGCCCAATAGATCGCCACGATCGGCAAGACGATGATGAGATAGTTGCTGGGATCGCCGATGATGTGGCAAAAACCGACCATCATTAAAAACGATCCGAGATACAACGGATGGCGGCAGAGCGAATAAGGGCCGTCGGTCGCCAGATCTTTTCCTTTTCGCAACACGCCGGCGGCCCATGAGCGAACGGCGAGCCCCGCACAGACGAGCAAGCAGCCGATCAAGCCTTGGTATTCGCCGGCGGCGAAGATCGCGCGCGGCTTCCAGCCCATCACCAGATCGAACACGATCAACGATGTGAACATCACGAACGAGATCACGACCCGAAAATCGACCAAGAGATTTCGGAGCGATTGAGTTCGGGTAGGCATAGTTGCCGCAACGACGGTCATAGTGGTGCTTTCGGAAATCTCGATAGTCGCAAAAGAACGAACCGCGGCAAGCAACGCCGGCAGCACAGATCCCTACAATCACGCAAGCTAAGTCATCTAAAAGCGCTAAGTTAGGATCGATCGGAAATGCTGTCAATTCGAGTATCTCGCCGACAACGCTTGATGGCTCCTAGAGAGGGGGTCGTCAACTCGGTGAGCATGCGAGTGATTCTATGCGCTCAAGCAGAACTGATTCCGAAACAGGTTTTCCGATCAGCTCGGAAACTCCGAGTGCTTGCCAACGGAGCAGGTCTTCCCGTCGCGGGTAGTTCGCCAAGGCAATGATTTTATGCGGGGCATGACGTCGCACGATCTGCCGGCATTCCCTTTCGCAAGTCGCAATGGTGCTCGGCATGTCCCAGAGGACGACGGTCGGCGAAACCGCTGCGGCCCCATTGTCGTCGTCGCATGCGAGCGGAAGCGGTTGCAATTCGGCGCGGCGAGAACAGAAGTCGAAGAGCCAACGATGCACGACAGGATCGGTCGCGGCAATGCCGACGACGATGCGTTCTCTCACGTTCGCATTGCTTCGAGCCGGCTGCGATGGAGTCATCATGCGTTCTTCGTCCGACATCGTCGTCGGGAGGCCCCACTCGGGACAAAGCCCTGCTTCGAGCCGAGCGAGCTCGGTGCGGACCGCCGCAAGAGCCTGATGCCAGCAATATCGCTTCGACGCGGGAGGGGGCAAGCTGCGAAGTTCTCCTTCGCACCAACTCCCGACGATCCGCAACAGCCCCGCCGTGGGAAATCGCCGCCGCAGCCGCACGGCGTCCCCCTCGGTAAATTCGCCGGCATACGCTTGCGCGACGACGATCAATGCCGGCGCCAAGTCGGCCGGCGGCGAGAATTCGAGTTCTTGCCAGCCGGCGAACGACGTCACCTCCGTACGCCGCGCCAGTTCGTCGAATACCGGGGCGAATTCCGCACGCCGGCAGTCGCCGAGCCAGAGCGTCGAATACAGGCGAGAGCGTTCGTGGAGTGGAGAGTTCGTCACGCAGTTATCAGACCCACAAGCCTGGAACATCGCTACCACACCGATCACGTCATGCTGACCGCGACGGGCAATGCTGTCTAGGGCAACGCCGTCAAAGCCAAATACTTGCCCAGCGGACTTCGTACCCATTACCACGTTGATTCCGATCTTGACCTCGATTCTCGAACTTGCGACACTCGCGCCGCAACTCAAGACCGCAACTTGCCGCAGGATCGCGAATCGCGTCACGGCAATCGTTCCGGCAGTAGATTGCATCAACCAAACAGAGCGATACGGCATCGCTCAACGGGCACGGAGGCCTGGCGCCATGGACGGCGGACCGGTCGGAAAACTCAGCGTAAGCCTGAAA from Planctomycetia bacterium includes the following:
- the rimO gene encoding 30S ribosomal protein S12 methylthiotransferase RimO, with the protein product MNQLPIVESPASAARLGNQADLVSKGSYSFVSLGCPKNLVDSERMLGLLQLDGYQLVREPVGADFVVINTCGFSERARDESFAAIHEMLELKRRGEIKGVIVSGCLAEREKEKLLETCPEIDHLVGVFGREHVTKVADRLIGGLTEQRTVFEPASSVPLVDRQRLRITPRHFAYLKISEGCDRLCTFCAIPKMRGKHATKPMEEVLREARELAADGVRELNIVAQDTPYYGMDLYGESRLAELLVELEKVDGIEWIRLMYFYPMYVSDALIEVIGRSKKIVPYIDMPLQHINDTMLRRMQRRVNKASTVELISKLHAGIPNLALRTTFITGFPGETEEQVDELVDFIREQKFRHAGVFTYSYEVDTPSAKLPGQIEEDVKNARRDRVMAAQQEVVLNYTKSQVGKRLDVLLDVPVEGERDAWIGRSFADAPDVDGVVFVTGKKLKAGQFVSTEIVASQGYDLIGAAAAKPR
- a CDS encoding CDP-alcohol phosphatidyltransferase family protein, with the translated sequence MSIETKLPLRPSVWTLPNQLTVSRIALSIVLFVCIAYRAYPAAFVLFVVAASTDWLDGFLARKYGLVTQLGRILDPFADKMIICGTFIFLAAVPTVAVAAGGALPDAIVSGSGIRPWMAVLVMGRELLVTALRSFIEQRGTDFSADMSGKLKMVLQCIAAGSSLFYLAYRPSWLLVPLDIAVWSAVALTVYSGIAYIRRAASLIGDAPNAGSTADE
- a CDS encoding isoprenylcysteine carboxylmethyltransferase family protein → MPTRTQSLRNLLVDFRVVISFVMFTSLIVFDLVMGWKPRAIFAAGEYQGLIGCLLVCAGLAVRSWAAGVLRKGKDLATDGPYSLCRHPLYLGSFLMMVGFCHIIGDPSNYLIIVLPIVAIYWATMRNEERRMVDRYGSRWTDYAAKTSRLIPFRWSRFAPGHWTVGQWLRNHEYRAVISSLVGLTGLELWRRLL
- a CDS encoding ImmA/IrrE family metallo-endopeptidase, translated to MFADLSTAEVHSALDGCCARLLDQAQIAEPPVDCFALAKGLGIVVGIDSRQSGRARCVRLSASSSQGQEAIFIRPDPRAERRHWAVAHEIGEHHAHEIFSRLGVDPSSAPPQTRERLADALAKRLLLPTAWFMQVGAECDWSLTDLKNSFATASFELLARRLLDRAAPAIVTIFDQGRTSFRADNFSGRRTTPTALELRVWTRCRRTASTQAESDRALRTRCWAVHEAEWKREILLTEPSELDLEQTAPEF